In Desulfomicrobium apsheronum, a single window of DNA contains:
- a CDS encoding efflux RND transporter periplasmic adaptor subunit, whose translation MIKKIFIAILLVAVVAGVLAGIKAMQIRAMIAQGESFFMPPAVVSSVNASSALWDTVFTAVGSVTAVQGVTMTAEIPGKVVRIDFESGDRVKAGDVLVQLDISEEAARLRALEATENLARLNLRRIESLVAQRSTAKSEYDAALAEHRQILAQMDALRAVIAKKTIRAPFQGALGIRQINLGQNLGDSDVIVSLQHLDRVHVEFALPQQQVGAVLPGATVRVTSDALPGQTIEGRLSAVEPLADSATRTVRMQAELANSEEILRPGMFVNVAVVLPEKRELVLIPATAVLYAAYSDSVFIVEPAQGNGTEGLVLRQQFVTLGERRGDFVAVARGLAPGQTVVSTGVFKYRNGQSVVVDNSLAPEFNISPTPENS comes from the coding sequence ATGATCAAAAAAATATTCATCGCCATCTTGCTTGTGGCCGTCGTGGCCGGTGTCCTTGCCGGAATCAAGGCCATGCAGATCAGGGCCATGATCGCCCAGGGAGAATCGTTCTTCATGCCTCCGGCCGTGGTTTCCTCCGTGAACGCCAGTTCCGCCCTTTGGGACACGGTTTTCACCGCCGTGGGTTCCGTCACCGCCGTGCAAGGCGTGACCATGACCGCCGAGATTCCGGGCAAGGTCGTGCGCATCGATTTCGAGTCCGGGGACCGGGTCAAAGCTGGGGATGTGCTCGTACAGCTCGACATTTCCGAGGAGGCGGCCCGGTTGCGGGCTCTGGAGGCCACGGAAAATCTGGCCCGTCTCAACCTGCGACGCATCGAGTCTTTGGTGGCCCAACGCTCCACGGCCAAGTCCGAATATGACGCGGCCCTGGCCGAGCACCGTCAGATTCTGGCCCAGATGGATGCGCTAAGGGCCGTCATCGCCAAAAAGACCATCCGTGCGCCTTTTCAGGGAGCCCTTGGTATTCGCCAGATCAACCTGGGGCAGAATCTCGGGGACTCGGACGTCATTGTCTCCTTGCAACACCTGGACCGGGTGCACGTCGAATTTGCCCTGCCGCAGCAGCAGGTCGGGGCGGTCCTGCCCGGGGCCACGGTGCGTGTGACCAGCGATGCCCTTCCGGGACAAACCATCGAAGGGCGGCTCTCGGCCGTGGAACCGCTGGCCGACAGCGCCACGCGCACGGTGCGAATGCAGGCCGAACTGGCCAATTCCGAGGAGATTCTGCGGCCGGGCATGTTCGTCAATGTGGCCGTGGTCCTGCCGGAGAAGCGGGAACTGGTCCTGATTCCGGCCACGGCTGTGCTCTATGCCGCGTACAGTGACTCGGTTTTCATCGTCGAACCGGCGCAGGGGAACGGCACGGAAGGTCTTGTTCTCAGGCAGCAGTTCGTGACCCTGGGCGAGCGGCGCGGGGATTTCGTAGCCGTGGCCCGGGGGCTTGCGCCGGGTCAGACCGTGGTCAGCACCGGCGTCTTCAAGTATCGCAATGGGCAGTCCGTGGTCGTGGACAACTCTCTGGCCCCGGAATTCAACATATCCCCCACACCGGAAAATTCCTGA
- a CDS encoding phospholipase D-like domain-containing protein has protein sequence MHVLNWLGLLLLAALALGAAGHALLRKSDSRSALGWVGVCLTFPLAGPILYILFGVNRVRRSASRMRKEVDALAANVPPAVPSYPSAAINPTVLHHAFQRLERVGHNILGTALVGGNCVEPLFNGDEAYPVMLRAMEDARHSIYLTTYILDTDNLGLKFIDALARAVHRGVDVRVLVDGVGEKYSWPRASRMLAKKDVPNALFIPPRLFPPDLHFNLRNHRKVLVVDGCLGFTGGMNISQKHVLGANPPWPVKDLHFIVHGPVANLLQDTFVDDWFFATKERIHPPVLFTEPTGDCLCRTVVDGPNFEEDHLKTLLTGIISAATTSIRIMTPYFLPPRTFLSALMSARYRGVTVEILLPGRNNIPFVHWACSHILDELLRAGISIAFQPAPFNHTKLMLVDGCYVHLGSANLDSRSLRLNFELTLEVLDQHLAIQLTRHFDTIMARSRPITRQELAGRSLPVRLRDAFFWLFSPYL, from the coding sequence ATGCACGTCCTGAACTGGCTCGGCCTGCTGCTCCTGGCCGCCCTGGCACTGGGCGCTGCCGGTCACGCCCTGCTGCGCAAAAGCGACTCCCGTTCGGCTCTGGGCTGGGTCGGCGTCTGTCTGACCTTTCCTCTGGCCGGCCCCATTCTGTACATCCTCTTCGGCGTGAACCGGGTCCGACGCAGCGCCTCGCGCATGCGCAAAGAGGTCGACGCCCTGGCCGCCAACGTTCCCCCGGCCGTCCCTTCGTACCCGAGCGCGGCCATCAATCCCACAGTTTTGCACCACGCGTTCCAGCGCCTGGAGCGCGTCGGGCACAACATCCTCGGCACGGCACTGGTCGGGGGCAACTGCGTCGAGCCCCTGTTCAACGGCGACGAGGCCTATCCCGTCATGCTGCGGGCCATGGAAGACGCCAGGCACAGCATCTACCTGACCACCTACATTCTCGACACCGACAACCTCGGCCTCAAATTCATCGACGCCCTGGCCCGGGCCGTGCATCGTGGGGTGGACGTGCGGGTGCTCGTCGATGGCGTGGGCGAGAAGTACTCATGGCCCCGGGCCTCCCGGATGCTCGCGAAGAAAGACGTGCCAAACGCCCTCTTCATCCCGCCTCGCCTTTTCCCGCCCGACCTGCACTTCAATCTGCGCAATCACCGCAAGGTCCTGGTCGTCGACGGTTGCCTTGGCTTCACGGGCGGCATGAACATAAGCCAGAAGCATGTGCTTGGCGCCAATCCGCCCTGGCCGGTCAAGGATCTGCATTTCATCGTGCACGGTCCGGTCGCGAACCTTTTGCAGGACACCTTTGTCGATGACTGGTTTTTCGCGACCAAGGAACGCATCCATCCGCCCGTCCTCTTCACGGAACCGACGGGTGACTGCCTGTGCCGCACCGTTGTCGACGGACCCAATTTCGAAGAAGATCATCTGAAGACACTGCTGACCGGGATCATCTCCGCCGCGACGACGAGCATCAGGATCATGACGCCCTACTTCCTTCCCCCGCGCACGTTCCTGAGCGCCCTGATGTCGGCCCGCTACCGCGGGGTCACGGTCGAGATCCTGCTGCCGGGCCGCAACAACATCCCCTTTGTGCACTGGGCTTGCAGCCACATCCTCGACGAACTGCTACGCGCCGGGATCAGCATCGCCTTCCAGCCCGCGCCCTTCAATCACACCAAGCTCATGCTCGTGGACGGTTGCTACGTGCACCTTGGCTCAGCCAACCTGGACAGCCGCAGCCTGCGGCTCAATTTCGAACTGACCCTGGAAGTCCTGGACCAGCACCTGGCCATCCAGTTGACGCGGCATTTCGACACCATCATGGCCAGGAGTCGCCCGATAACCCGACAGGAACTTGCCGGACGTTCCCTGCCCGTACGTCTGAGGGACGCCTTTTTCTGGCTCTTTTCGCCTTATCTTTAG
- a CDS encoding lipocalin family protein, whose amino-acid sequence MKTLVAILALLLGGCVGMPDTVRPVGNFQLERYLGTWYEIARLDHSFERGLSRVSAEYSLREDGGVRVVNRGYNTLTGKWEQAEGKAFFVENPQTGFLKVSFFGPFYGAYVIFELDHEGYSHAVVSGPDTSYLWILAREKRLDDALRRELVAKAAARGFDTSALIFVEHEHD is encoded by the coding sequence ATGAAGACACTCGTCGCGATTCTCGCCCTGCTACTTGGCGGATGCGTAGGCATGCCGGACACAGTGCGCCCCGTCGGAAATTTCCAGCTGGAGCGTTACCTTGGCACCTGGTATGAGATCGCGCGTCTGGATCACTCCTTCGAGCGGGGTCTGAGCCGCGTGAGCGCCGAATACAGCCTGCGTGAGGATGGCGGGGTTCGGGTCGTCAATCGAGGCTACAACACCTTGACTGGAAAATGGGAACAAGCCGAAGGAAAGGCGTTTTTCGTCGAGAACCCGCAAACGGGATTCCTCAAGGTCTCCTTTTTCGGACCATTCTACGGCGCCTACGTGATCTTTGAACTTGATCACGAAGGCTACAGCCACGCCGTGGTCAGCGGGCCGGACACATCCTATCTATGGATACTGGCCAGGGAGAAGCGTCTGGATGACGCGCTCAGGCGCGAACTCGTGGCCAAGGCCGCCGCACGCGGCTTCGACACGAGCGCCCTGATCTTCGTCGAGCACGAGCATGATTGA
- a CDS encoding PAS domain-containing protein, producing the protein MNGSCFEEANLLNVCLDSIDYQGIVRHINDGVLILREGNIVFTNGAFCEIVGTDLEGLLGKPFADFVIPEDQNRVLRHCVDKLYTSDLSDRIEFSISRPGEDAIVEMKLTVVDCGGAPAILAAITNITERRKTRIELQRVKDRLESILHALNDVVVSISPTDHSILAINPAAEALYGIPRRAFNAGQMQLMHFVHPEDREAVSKYYRALVDDEFGEMQYRIISSNGRIKWVHDEGQLVYCTTRSMRRLDHVIRDITEQKEALDALTRSEEKYRDFFQSTKDMAYSMTPDGTFIDINDAGIQMLGFSSREEALSSNLRDFYENLSERADLLAQINEEGFVTDKHIRFRLKDGRSIEVAITARAKNDDSGYLLYYEGIAHNITQAMEDQRNRVLRNAAGGMCHYLNTHLMHIVNAKDGIREEIETLDETANALPENTRATWAAASSSLHAYCEGLDLAYRKITAVTKAFNSAFLTYKEESYLDKAILDIFNSCLGDPLECSRQALPDRKKDEHE; encoded by the coding sequence ATGAACGGATCTTGTTTCGAAGAAGCGAATTTGCTGAATGTCTGCCTGGACAGCATCGACTACCAGGGCATTGTCAGACACATCAACGACGGTGTGCTCATCCTGCGTGAAGGCAACATCGTCTTCACCAACGGCGCGTTTTGCGAAATCGTCGGCACCGATCTGGAAGGGCTTCTGGGCAAGCCGTTTGCCGACTTTGTCATTCCCGAAGACCAGAATCGCGTTCTTCGGCACTGCGTTGACAAGCTCTACACCTCCGACCTCTCGGACCGGATCGAGTTTTCCATCTCACGGCCCGGCGAGGACGCCATCGTGGAGATGAAGCTGACCGTGGTCGATTGCGGAGGCGCGCCAGCCATTCTGGCTGCCATCACGAACATCACCGAGCGCCGCAAGACCCGCATCGAGCTTCAGCGCGTGAAAGACAGGCTGGAAAGCATCCTGCACGCCCTGAATGACGTGGTCGTTTCCATTTCTCCCACGGATCATTCCATCCTGGCCATCAACCCTGCCGCCGAAGCCCTCTACGGCATCCCCAGACGCGCCTTCAACGCCGGACAAATGCAGCTCATGCATTTCGTTCATCCCGAGGATCGGGAGGCGGTGAGCAAGTACTACCGGGCCCTGGTGGACGACGAATTCGGGGAAATGCAGTACCGCATCATCAGCAGCAACGGACGCATCAAATGGGTGCACGACGAAGGACAGCTGGTCTATTGCACCACCAGGTCCATGCGCCGCCTCGACCACGTCATCCGCGACATCACCGAGCAAAAGGAGGCCCTGGACGCCCTGACGCGCAGCGAGGAAAAATACCGCGACTTTTTCCAGAGCACCAAGGATATGGCCTACTCCATGACCCCGGACGGCACCTTCATCGACATCAACGACGCCGGCATCCAGATGCTGGGCTTCTCCAGTCGCGAGGAGGCCCTTAGTTCCAACCTCAGGGATTTTTACGAGAATCTATCCGAACGCGCCGACCTGCTGGCCCAGATCAACGAAGAGGGTTTTGTCACGGACAAGCACATCCGATTCCGCCTCAAGGACGGAAGATCCATCGAGGTAGCCATCACCGCCCGGGCCAAGAACGATGACTCCGGATACCTGCTCTACTACGAAGGCATCGCGCACAACATCACCCAGGCCATGGAAGACCAGCGCAACCGGGTGCTCAGAAATGCCGCCGGAGGCATGTGCCACTATTTGAACACACACCTCATGCACATCGTCAACGCCAAGGACGGCATCCGGGAAGAGATCGAAACCCTGGACGAAACCGCAAACGCCCTGCCCGAAAATACCAGGGCAACATGGGCAGCCGCCTCGTCTTCCCTGCACGCCTATTGCGAAGGGCTCGACCTTGCCTACCGCAAGATCACGGCCGTGACCAAGGCCTTCAACTCCGCCTTCCTGACCTACAAGGAGGAATCCTATCTGGACAAGGCCATCCTCGACATCTTCAATTCCTGCCTGGGAGACCCGCTGGAATGCAGCAGGCAAGCTCTCCCGGACAGAAAAAAGGATGAGCATGAATGA